Sequence from the Candidatus Binatia bacterium genome:
GGTCCCTCATGAAGGCAGGCGTGGGTGAAACCGAACGCCGCCTCCACTTCGGGCGCGGCGCCGTAGGCAAAGCCGCACAGCTGTTTCAAGATCGTGATGGGAATGCGCCGCCACGGATAGCGGCTGCGCGCCGCCTCCTCGACGAAGCGCTCGCGCTCCGCTGCCGACAACCGTGAGAAGGGCTTCATCTGCCGGGAGAGCAGCGGACTGATCTCCCAAGCGGCAAGCAAGAGGCTCACTTGACGTCGCGTTGCGGGGCTGAACGCGTTCAAATAGCAGTTCAAGCGGCTGGCGACGCCGACATCCGCGGCCCCCAACGGAAAGGCGCCGCCGCGTGGAACGATCGCATCGGCCACAGCAGCCAACGTCGCCAACTGCCCGGCGTGCAAGGCTCCCCCGTCCGTCATTGCCGCCGATTCTTGAACCGTCGTGGCGAAAATGCAATCGCCCCCAGGCGCACCGGCGCACGCGCATGCTGGCGCACTGGCCCACTCGCACACTCAACCGTTTGCACCTTCGCCCAATCTTCGCTATAGCTGAGGCAGCGGAGGCCGCTATGATCCTCACCAAGCGACAGAAGCAGCTCTACGATTACATCGACGATTTCATCGCGCGCCACGGGTATGCGCCGACGCTCGAGGAGATCGGGGAGAAGTTCAAGCTCTCGTCGCTGGCCACCGTCCACAAGCATCTGACGAACTTGGAACAGAAAGGCCTCATCAAGCGGAAGTGGAACTTCAGCCGCGCCATCGAGCTGGTGCCGCAGCAGAAAAAGGCGGGCGCCGTGGAGTTGCCGCTGCTCGGCTACGTCGCCGCCGGCGCGCCTATCGAAGCGTTGGAAAACGCCGAGAGCTTCAGCGTGCCGGAAGAGTTCGTCCGCCGGCAGAATACCTTCGCGCTGCGCGTGAAGGGGAACTCCATGATCGAGGACGGCATCTGGGACGGCGACTATATCGTCGTCGAAGAGCGTCCGACGGCCGACAACGGGGAAACTGTCGTGGCCCTGATCAATGGAGACGCGACCGTCAAGAAGTTCTACCGGGAGAAGGGCGGCAAGATACGCCTCATGCCGGCCAACGAGAGCATGTCGCCGATCATCGCCAAAGCCCAAGACGTCATGATCCGCGGCGTCGTCGTCGCGGTCATGCGGAAATACTGAACCTTCACACTCTGGGGTTGTGGCGACTGAGCGCAGTCTGCGCTATGCAGGGCCACGGATGAGTGAAGAGCTTGAGATCCTCAAGCTGATCGTGGCCCGCCTCGATGCTGCGTGCATCCCCTGCATGGTGAGCGGGTCCATCGCGATGAGCTATTATGCCCAACCGCGCATGACCCGGGATATCGACATCGTCGCCGATCTCCTCCAGGAGGTGCGGGCGTGACCGATACGCCCGACGCCGTCCGCACACGCTATCGGGTGATGCTGATGCGCCGCCCCGGTGCCGAGCGCCTGAAGATGGCGTGCGACATGTTCGATGCGGCGCGGCGACTGGGTGACCCTCCCGAAGATACGGCGCCGGTAGCCGGTCATCGGTCGCCGTTGGGGGGAAGATCACCGGCTCGGGCTGCCCCGTTCACACCGGGTGCGGCTCTGAACTATGAGGCGAACAACGAGGAGAGGGCTGATGGCGGATGTCACCAGGGCTGGGCGCAATGACCCGTGTCCGTGCGGCAGTGGCAAAAAGCACAAGCGCTGCTGCTTGACCCAGGCGGAAGCGGTGGACTTCACCTGGCAGCGCCTGCGCCGCGCCGAAGGCAGCGTGGTGGAAAAGGTGCTTGCGTTCGCCAAGGCGCACTACGGCGCAGAGGTCATTGTGCATGCCTGGGACGCGTTCAGCCTCGGGGCCAAAGGCGAGCCTGCCGACGATCCGTTGTTCGAATCCGCCTTCATCCCGTGGTTCACGTTCAACTGGGTTCCCGACCCGGCGCTGGCCATCGACGGCCCGCTACCGGGACGCGCTCCGCTGGCGCTCCAGGCCGTCTCGGCACACCCCGACCGCTTCGACGACTTCGAGCAACACTTCGCGCGCGCCATGTGCCAGCGCCCGTACAGCTTCTACGCCGTCACCGCCGTCGCGCCCGGCCGCAGCATCACC
This genomic interval carries:
- the lexA gene encoding transcriptional repressor LexA, which translates into the protein MILTKRQKQLYDYIDDFIARHGYAPTLEEIGEKFKLSSLATVHKHLTNLEQKGLIKRKWNFSRAIELVPQQKKAGAVELPLLGYVAAGAPIEALENAESFSVPEEFVRRQNTFALRVKGNSMIEDGIWDGDYIVVEERPTADNGETVVALINGDATVKKFYREKGGKIRLMPANESMSPIIAKAQDVMIRGVVVAVMRKY
- a CDS encoding GMC family oxidoreductase N-terminal domain-containing protein, translating into MTDGGALHAGQLATLAAVADAIVPRGGAFPLGAADVGVASRLNCYLNAFSPATRRQVSLLLAAWEISPLLSRQMKPFSRLSAAERERFVEEAARSRYPWRRIPITILKQLCGFAYGAAPEVEAAFGFTHACLHEGPPRKGPRLAPLMYPDLKGDISERVDVCVIGSGAGGAVIAKGLAEAGRSVLIIEEGGYFTQDDFHGPPFERVLRTYRDQGTTMAYGRPVIPLPLGKAVGGTTVVNSGTCFRTPDHVLRRWQSEFGL